The sequence CCTTGAGATGCTTGGAGATCGCCGGTTGGCTCATCGCGAAGGGTTCGTTCAGCTCCATCACCGAGGCCTCGCCGCTCGCCAGGCGCGCGAGGATCGCGCGGCGGGTGGGATCGGCGAGGGCGGCGAAGGTGGCATCCAGGGATTGCGTGGCGGACATGGTCAACAGGGTTCGAGGTGAGAGATGGCGGATCGCCGGGCGGACGTTCAGGGAACGCTCAGGCGGCGGCTTCCGCGTCGCCCGCGGGCTCGATGAGGCAGAAGCCGTGACCAAAGGGATCACTGCAGAAGGCCGCGGAGCCGTGCTCCGGATCTTCGAAGAGCTGTTCCCGCCGGGCACCCAGCGCCTCGACCCGCGCAAGCGCTGAGCGCAGGTCATCGACCTCGATGTCCAGATGAACGGGGGTCCAGTGGCGCTGGTAGCTTCGCCGGTCGGCTGTCTTGGGCGACGGCCTGGAGCCAGCCGACTTCTCCAGCAGGCAGAGGCTCACGTTGAGGCCGCCGAGGACCGCAACGCCGGGCGCGGGGCGCGAGTCCTCCGCGAAGCCGAAGGCAGCGCAATAGAAGGCGACGCCCTGATCGAGATCCGGCACATCAACATTGACTGAAACGGTGAAAGGCATTGAGTCCTCCGTTGCGTGGCCCGGCCAATACATAACCATATGGTTATTTATAAGCCTGGCCCTGTCAAGCATGATTTCCGCAACGCGCGTACGAATCTGCCGGCGCTTAACCCCAAAGGCATGTCAGCCCCGTTTACACCCTGGTCACCCATCACCTGAGTCCTGCAATGTCCGACTCCCGATCCGCCCTCCTGTCCTGCCTCGTCTTCTCCGCACTTCTGCTGACCGCTTGCGGCCGCAAGGAGGAGCCCGTCGCGCCCGGCGCCGCTGCGCCCGCGCCGATGATGGCCGAGGCCATGAAGGCAGACAGCCGCGCGGCGGCCCCGCCGCAGCGCTACATCGCGCTGCGCCACAACCTCGTGATCGATTCGCCCGCGGCCGCCCTGCCCCGCGTCTTCGAGGACGCGCTCAAGCGCTGCCAGGCGGCCGGCTGCGAAGTGCTGGCCACCAGCCTGCAACGCGAGACCGAGTACAACCCGCCCTCCGCCACGCTGAGCGTACGGATGCCGCCGCAGGCGGTGGAGGCCTTCCTCGAAGGCTTCAAGGGCGAGGCTCAGGTGTTGCAGCACAACCGCTCGGCCGAGGACAAGACCGACGCGGTGATCGACGCTGAAGCGCGCATCCGCAACCTGACTGAACTGCGCGATCGCCTCCGCGCGATGCTCGCCAGCCAGAAGGGCAGCATCAAGGACGTGCTGGAGGTGGAGAAGCAGCTGACCGAGACCCAGTCGCAGCTCGACGCGATCCAGGCAGTACGCAAGGTGCTCGCCAACGAGACCGAGAAGGTGGCGGTCGACATCGAGTTCCGGGCGCGCCCGCGCATCAGCGAGCGCGGCTTCTTCAGCCCGGTGAGCCGCGCCTGGGACAATGCCGGTGAAGTCCTGATGGGCAGCCTGGGTGGCCTCATCACCTTCCTCGCCGCAGCCCTGCCCTGGCTACTGGTCCTGATGCCCGCCGGTTGGGGCCTGCGCGCGCTGTGGCGCCGGCGGCGCTCGGCCTGAGCGCGGGCCCGCGCGAAGGCGCTGAACGCGCGCACCAAAGGAAAAGGCCGCGTCCGGAGCGCGGCCTTTTCATGTCAGCGCGGATGTCAGCGCAAATCCGCGCTCACTCAGAGCGCCTTACTCGTAGCGCCTTGGTCGTGGCGCCTCACTCGTAGCTCAGTACCCAGCGCATGTCGTGCAGCACCGCGTAGCCGTTCTCCAGCTTCACGCGGATCACCTGATGGCTGCTGTGCGTGCCCTGGCGGCTGGCGGCCGCCCACTGCTCCTTGAGGTCGCACTCGAGCACGAACTTGTCGCCATCGGCCTTGGGCTCGCCGCACTGCGTCGTGGCCTTGTACTTCTTGTTCGCGCTGACCACGGTGTCGAAGATCATCTGGGCCTGATTGCGCTGCAGGGCCACCTTGCGGCCGGGCGCGTCGAAGACGATGCGGAAGTCGGCGGAGAAGTACTTGAGCGCCGCGACCTGGTCGCGCTGGTTGAGGCTTTCATTGAAGCGCAGCACGGTATCGGTGGCGACCTTGGGCGTGAGCTGTTTGGCCGCGATCGGGTAATTGGCCGAGTTGGTCGGCAGCGTCGGGCAGGGCACGTCCTGGTAGGTCGCCTTGCCCTCGGGGCTGGTACAGAGAAAGACCGCGTGGGCGGAGAAGCTGGCCAGCAACAGGCCGGATACGAGGAGACTCTTCTTCATCAGTGTTCGGACAAAACGTGCGCAGCACGCCTGCGCGGCGATTACGGGGGGACTGCCCAGGGTTCCGGCAGGTTGTGTGGCCGCGAAGCCACCGGAACTCAGGGTTTGACGGGAATCTCGGTGATGCTCGCGAGCACGCCGTAGCCATTCTCCAGCTTCACCCGGATCAGGTTGCGCGTGCTCGCGCTGCCCTGCCGGTTGGCCACCGACCATTGCTCCTTCAGGTCGCACTGGACCGTGAAGGCGTCGCCATCCGCCGCGGGTTCGGCGCAGCGCTTGTCGAGCTTGTATTTCTTCAGGGCGCCGGCGGCACTCTCAAGCATGGCTTCGGCCTGGGCACGCTGGAAGATGCGCTTCTTGCCCGCGTCGTCCTGGCTCACCATGCGGAAGTCACTTGCCAGGTACTTGGAGACCGCCAGCTGATCGCGCTCGGCGAAGCTCGCGAAGAATCGATCGACCGTGTCCCGGGCCACGTCCGCAGTGAGCGTCTTGGCGGCAAGCGGATTGTTGGCCGACTTGGTCGGCCGCGCCGGGCAGGGCATGTCCTGGTAGGAGGTCTTGCCCTCGGGGCTGGTGCAGAGGTAGAGGGCGTGTGCCGAAGTGCTGCCCAGAGCGAGCAGGGCAAGGAGAAGGCGCTTCTTCATTGTTCTGGCGGTTCTTGTCGCGGGTCGGGTCGGGGCGCGAAAACGCCATGCGCCGCCGCGGATCTTACGCGGCCGGCGATGCTTCCACCATTGCGCCGCGGCAAACAATCGTCATGCCCCTTTGGCCCGGCGCCGGGGCCCGCCTCAGGGTTTGAAGCCCGCGCTCAGGCGCTCGGCCATGGCACGCAGGGTGGCGATCTGCACGCCTTCACGGTCGGCGTAGTGCGACCCGGTGTAGCCCCACCAATCCCAGCAACCATTGGGGTTGCGGAAGGGCACGGAAGTCGCCTGGGGATAGAGCATCACGATCCGATTGGTATCGGCCCAGCGGTTGTAGCCGGCGTGCTCGACGAAGGTGGTGCCGTAGTAGGTGGCGCCTCCCACTGGATGCAGGGGCACGTAGCTCTGCCCCTGGCGACAGCCATGCAGGGCGATGTGCAGGCGGCAGCGGGCGCCGCGCGCGCACTCGGCCGGCACATAGACCCAGGCGCTGCTGTCCAGCCCGCTGGTCCACAGGAAGCCGCTGCCGTCCGGCACGTAGCGCTCCTGGTCCACATGCCGCGGCTTGCTCGACAGGCGTCGCGCGGGCTCGGCCAACGGACCGTAGATCCAGCCCAGGATCTCCTTCGCCGCGTCCAGCTTGCAGCGGTTGATATAGGGCTCCTCCGACACGCCGCAGGCGCCGCCGAAATCGGTGGTCGGCATCGCATGGCCCGCGGCCGGATCGCTGACCGCGCGCAGGTTTGCCGCCGGCATGCCGAGCGCGGCGTAGTAGCGCCCCAGTTGTGTGACGACAGGCGCGGGCACCGTGTGGTCGACACCGCCAGAGAAACTCAGCACGCGCTGGCGCGCCACGGCCGACGGGTCGTCGATCCGTCCCTCGGCGGCGAAACGCCGCGTGATGTCGGCGAGCTCGCGGCCCATCGCGCTATCCGCGGCGGGCGGATTGCAGGCCTTGTGCGCCGGATCCAGGGTGCAGGTGCAGACCGTGGTAGCGGTCGAGACGCTACCCTCGGCGCAGTAGTAGGGCCCCGCGGCCACGACGCCCGCACCCTTGACGATGGAGGCATGCGCGATCTGGAACTGCACCGCCATGAAGCCGCCGGACGAGATCCCCGAGACCGAGGTCTCGCGCAGATCGATGTTGAGCGCGGGCAAGGGTGGCAGCGTCTCTGCCTGCGTCGCGGCGGCGAGCAACAGACTGATGCCCGCGCTGCACAGCGCGATGGCACGTTTCCAGGTCAGGCGCATCTTGATCGGCATGGGCGTCCTCCTGCTGCCAGCATAGGAGTCGTACCCTGCGCTCACGCCGGATTCCGCGGCCGAGCGTGGCGCAGTTCCGCGCCCACTGTTCCGGCCGCGTCAGCAACGGCACCGACATCGAAGCCGGGCAAGGGCGACGCGGCGCAGCTCCCGCCGCGACGCCCCTGCGGACCGCTCAGCCGAGGGCGGCGCGTAGGGTCTTCGCCGCGGCCACCATGTTGCTCAGCGCCGGAATCACTTCGTTCCACTGGCGGGTCTTCAGGCCGCAATCCGGATTGACCCAGAGGCGCTCGGCCGGCACGCGCTCGGCGGCCTTCTTCATCAGCGCGACGATGTGCTGCTCGCTCGGGATATTGGGCGAATGGATGTCGTACACGCCGGGGCCGATCTCATTGGGATAGCGGAAGTCATCGAAGGCATCGAGCAGCTCCATGTCGGAACGCGAGGTCTCGATGGTGATGACATCCGCATCCATGTCGGCGATGGACGCGATGATGTCGTTGAACTCCGAGTAGCACATGTGGGTATGGATCTGCGTCTCGTCCGCCACACCGTTGGCGGTGATGCGGAAGGACTCGACCGCCCAGCCGAGGTACTCCTTCCACTGCGACCTGCGCAGCGGCAGGCCTTCGCGCAGTGCGGCCTCATCGATCTGGATCACGCGGATGCCGGCGCGCTCAAGGTCCAGCACCTCCTCGCGGATCGCCAGCGCAAGCTGGTAGCAGGAGACAGAGCGCGGCTGGTCGTCGCGCACGAAGGACCAGTTGAGGATCGTCACCGGGCCGGTGAGCATGCCCTTCATCGGCTTGTCGGTGAGCGAGGCGGCGTAGCGGATCCAATCCACCGTCATCGCCCTGGGACGACTGATGTCACCGAAGAGGATGGGCGGCTTCACGCAGCGCGAGCCATAGGACTGCACCCAGCCGAACTGGCTGAACGCGTAGCCGTCGAGCTGCTCGCCGAAGTACTCGACCATGTCGTTGCGCTCGGCCTCGCCATGCACGAGCACGTCCAGGCCCAGCGCCTCCTGTTCGCGCACGCTGCGCGCGATCTCGGCCTGCATCGCGGCCTTGTAGCCCGCCGCGTCCAGTTCGCCGGCCTTGAACTGGTTGCGCGCGTGGCGGATCTCCCCCGTTTGCGGGAAGGAACCGATGGTCGTGGTGGGGAATTTGGGCAGCTTGAGCAGGGCGGCCTGCTTCGCGGCGCGCTCCACATAGGCGCTCTTGCGTTCGCCAAGCTGTGCATCGAGCCGGGCGATTGCGGCCTTCACCACCGGGTTGTGGACCCGCGGTGAATGACGACGCGCCACGATGGCCGCCTGGTTGGCGGCCAGCTCCGCCTTCACCGTCTCTCGCCCCTGGTTCAGGGCCGTCGCGAGCACCGAAAGCTCGGCGAGCTTCTGCTTCGCGAAGGCGAGCCAGGACTTCGTCTCGCCATCGAGCTTCTGTTCGCTGTCGAGATCCACCGGCACATGCAGGAGCGAACACGAAGGCGCGATCCACAGGCGATCGCCCAGGCGCTCCTGCACCGGCGCCAGCCAGTCCAGCACCGCGGCGAGATCGGTCTTCCAGATGTTGCGACCGTTGATTACGCCCAGGGACAGGACCTTGTGCGCGGCGAGGTAGTTGAGCGCGGGCACGACTTCGTCGCGCGCATTCACCGCATCCAGATGGAAGCCCGCGGTCGGCAGCTTGATCGCCCATTCCAGGTTTTCGCGCAGTGGGCCGAAGTAGCTCGCGAGCAGCAGTTTCACCGGCGCGCTCTTGAGCACGTGGTAGGCGGTGGTGAAGGCGTGGCGCCAGTCGACGTCTGCATCGGTGCCCAACTCAGTAGCGAGCTCAGTGGCCAGCTCAGTTGCCAAAATCGGCTCGTCGATCTGCACCCATTCCACGCCCTGCGCGGCCAGCGTGTCCAGCAACTCGGCATACACCGGCAGCAGGCGCTCGAGCAGGGCGAGGCGGTTCGAATCGTCCTTGGCCTTGCCGATCGCGAGGTAGGTCACCGGGCCGATGATCACCGGCTTGGCCTGCACGCCGGCGGCCTTCGCCTCGGCAACTTGTTCGATCAGGCGCGAGGCGTCGAGCTTGAACTCGGTGGCGGCGGTGAATTCGGGGACGATGTAGTGGTAGTTCGTGTCGAACCACTTGGTCATCTCACCGGCGGCCACGCCACCGCAGCAATGCGCATGCGCTTCCGCCGACTGTGCGGACCGACCGCGCGCGACGCGGAAGTAGTTGTCCAGCGCGTCGCCGTGGAAGTCGCGCACCCGCTCGGGCAGGTTGCCGAGCGTGAAGCTCATGTCCAGCACCTGGTCGTAGAAAGCGAAGTCGCCGACCGGTGCGAAGTCCAGCGCGGACTGGTCCTGCCAGTGGCGCGCGCGCAGTTGCGCGCCCAAGGCCTTGAGTTCCTCGCGCGAGGACTGGCCCTTCCAGTAGGACTCCAGCGCGAACTTCAGCTCGCGCTTCGCGCCGATGCGGGGAAAGCCGAGGTTGTGGGTGATTGCCATGATCGTTGCCGGGAAAGAGGAGGAGTGGCAGCGATGCTAAGCGGCTTGACCCATGAACAAAAATGGTATTGTTTCATCGATTCATGAATTTCAATCACCCACAAGACCCGCAATGGCGATCCTTGAACGCATCCATCTGGCCATCGTCCGCGCGGTCGACCAGCACGGGTCGCTGACGGCGGCGGCGGAGCAGTTGTATCTGACCCAGTCCGCGCTGAGCCACAGCATGCGCAAGCTGGAGGATCAGCTGGGCGTGCCCGTCTGGCGCCGCGAAGGCCGCAGCCTGATTCCCACCCAGGCCGGTGAATACCTGCTCGCCGTGGCCAACCGCCTGCTGCCGCAACTCGCACTGGCCGAGGAGCGCATCCGGCAGTTTGCGCAGGGCGAACGCGGCACCCTGCGCATCGGCATGGAATGCCATCCCTGCTACCAGTGGCTGCTCAAGCTCGTCTCGCCCTACCTCGCTGCCTGGCCGGACGTCGATGTCGACGTGAAGCAGAAATTCCAGTTCGGCGGCATCGGCGCCCTCTTCGGCCACGAGATCGACATGCTGGTCACGCCCGATCCGCTCTATCGCAGCGGCCTGCATTTCGAGCCGGTGTTCGACTACGAGCAGGTCCTCGTGGTCGGACCCTCACACCCTTTGCGGCAGGTGCCGTTCGTGAGGCCCGAGCAACTCGCCGAAGAGACTCTGATCACCTACCCCGTGGCGACGGACAGGCTCGACATCTACACCCGCTTCCTGATGCCGGCCGGCATCAGTCCGAAGCGCCACAAGCCGATCGAGACCACCGACATCATGTTGCAGATGGTAGTCAGCGGCCGCGGCGTGGCGGCGTTGCCGCGCTGGCTGGTGGATGAGTACGCCACCAAGCTCGATGTCGCGCCCGTGCGCCTGGGCAAGCAGGGCGTGCCCAAGCAGATCTTCCTCGGCATCCGCGAGGCGGACGCGCAGATCGACTACGTGCGCGCCTTCGTGGACCTGGCGCGGGCGCATCGCGGCGAGAACGCCTGAGCCCCTCTGCGACCGCACCCCATGCATCCTGTTACCGGGTGTTTCATACCCCGCCCGCGTACCGGCCGCCGCGCCCCGACCGCTTAAACTCGCCCCCATGTCCGTCCGCCCGCCCGACCACGCCCCCCGCTTTGCCCTGCCCATTGCAATCCTCGCTTCGGTGCTGGTGCACGTGGTCGCGCTCGTCTGGCGCATGCAGCCCCCGACGAAACCCACCCAGCCGCCGGGCCGGCTGACGGCGCGGCTCGCAGCGCCGCCGAAGGTGACGCCTCCTCGTCCCACGCCATCGCCTCCCACACCGCCGACGCCACCCGCAAAGCCGGAACCCTCGCCGGTCGCGCGCGCGGAACCGCCGCCGCCCACGCCCCCCGCGAAACGGCGCCTGCTGACCCGGCGCGAGGCAGAGCAGACGACACCGTCCCCGAAGGAGCGCGCCGCGCCCAAGTTCAGCGTGCGCGAGAAGGAAGACATGGACCGCTTCCTCGATTCGCTCAAGAAGGAGCAGAAGGAGCAGGAAGAAAGCGGCCCCAGCCTGGCCGAGCGCGCGCTCGCCGACGCCCGCTCGATCGCACGGGAGCGCCCGGCCGCGCGCGGCGACACCGAGGACGACAGCACGGGGCCGATCAGCGTGGAGCGCATTCCCGGCTCGCCCGATATCAGCCCTTTCAGCCTGGAGATGTATCTGGACGGCCTGGTGAACAAGCTCAATCGCAGCTCGGCCTTCGTCAAACGCAATGGCCGCAGCGGACTGTCGAAGGCGGCGGCGGAACTGAAGATCAATCCCGACGGATCGATCGGCGGCTTCGAAGTGCTCGCGATGGGCGACCAGCATGACGAGATCGCCTACATCGACAAGCTGGTGCATCGTGCCGCGCCCTACTCGGCTTTCCCGCCGGACATCGCCGGATCGGCGCGCTCCATGCGCATCCTGATCTGCGTGATCCCCGCCGGCGAAGGCGGCGTGGGCTTCACCCGCCAGCGCTCCGGGCGCGGCTGCTGAGTCACTCGCAGCGGTAGTGGCGCGCCGCGGCCGCGTTCTGCTCGACCATCTTGCCGCGAAGCTCGCGCTGCTCTCCGGTGATCGCCTTGCCGCTGGGTGCGGCATCGATCCGCCTCTGCTCGCGCCGGATGTCATCGCATGCCTGGCGACGGCTCGCCTCCGCCCGTTCGGCCTCCCGCGCAGCGTCGGCGCGCGCATCGCGAGGCTTCTTCGCGGGCCTGGTTGCGGGCTCGTCCACGTCGTCCTCCACGATGTCGTCCGAAGGCGCCGCCGCCGGCTGCACGTTCACTCTGTCCGTGCGCTGCTCGGGCGGCGGCACATCGCCGTAGTGGACCTTGCCTTGCGCGTCGGTCCATTTGTAGACGCCCGCCTGCGCTGCGGCGGCGGCGAACACGAAGATCAGGAAGACGGTAGGTGCACGCAGGAACATTCGTTCGCTCCGACCATGGGAAAGGCCCGCATGCTAGCGCGCTGAGCGCTCGCACGGCGCCATGCCCGACCGGTCCAGCCCCGCAGATTGCGCCCGCACTGCCGGCCACGCTCACGCCGTACCCGTGCCTCACCCCGCCGCTCGTCGGGCATGCGGGCTGCCGACGCGGCGCAGGGGCAGACTCGGCGTGCCTGCCGGCATCCCGCACAAGAAGAAGACCACGATGAACAGACACGCAAGCCGCATCGAGCCGGGCGAACACACCCCCAATCCCTACGCGCCACCCCGCAGCAGCAGCGAAGAGCCAGCTCCCGCGGGTGGAGTCTGGCGCAAGGGCAAACTGCTGGTCGCCCCGCGCGACGGCACACTCCCTCCCCGCTGCATCAAGTGCAATGCGCCGGCCTCGCCGAAGTACAAGCGCCAGCGCCTGTACTGGCACAAGTGGGGCTGGTACCTGCTGGTCCTCCTCAACCTCTTCATCTACGCGCTGGTCGCGCTCTTCGTGCGCGAGCGGACCAGCGTCCGACTGGGCCTGTGCAAGCGTCATTGGCAGTGGCGCCGGGGCACCCAGGCGGGCATCGTGCTGATGCTGCTCGCAAGCCTGGTGCTCGCTCTCACCGCGGAGAGCGGCAGCGAGGGCAGCGCCGGTGTGCTCGCCCTCTGCGGCGGGCTGGCGAGCGTGCTGGTCGCGATCTTCGGCCTGCGGCTTCTGCGGCCCAAGCGGATCGATGCCCAGACCATGCAGTTGCACGGCTGCGGCACCG is a genomic window of Niveibacterium sp. SC-1 containing:
- a CDS encoding VOC family protein, which codes for MPFTVSVNVDVPDLDQGVAFYCAAFGFAEDSRPAPGVAVLGGLNVSLCLLEKSAGSRPSPKTADRRSYQRHWTPVHLDIEVDDLRSALARVEALGARREQLFEDPEHGSAAFCSDPFGHGFCLIEPAGDAEAAA
- a CDS encoding DUF4349 domain-containing protein — translated: MSDSRSALLSCLVFSALLLTACGRKEEPVAPGAAAPAPMMAEAMKADSRAAAPPQRYIALRHNLVIDSPAAALPRVFEDALKRCQAAGCEVLATSLQRETEYNPPSATLSVRMPPQAVEAFLEGFKGEAQVLQHNRSAEDKTDAVIDAEARIRNLTELRDRLRAMLASQKGSIKDVLEVEKQLTETQSQLDAIQAVRKVLANETEKVAVDIEFRARPRISERGFFSPVSRAWDNAGEVLMGSLGGLITFLAAALPWLLVLMPAGWGLRALWRRRRSA
- a CDS encoding poly(3-hydroxybutyrate) depolymerase — encoded protein: MPIKMRLTWKRAIALCSAGISLLLAAATQAETLPPLPALNIDLRETSVSGISSGGFMAVQFQIAHASIVKGAGVVAAGPYYCAEGSVSTATTVCTCTLDPAHKACNPPAADSAMGRELADITRRFAAEGRIDDPSAVARQRVLSFSGGVDHTVPAPVVTQLGRYYAALGMPAANLRAVSDPAAGHAMPTTDFGGACGVSEEPYINRCKLDAAKEILGWIYGPLAEPARRLSSKPRHVDQERYVPDGSGFLWTSGLDSSAWVYVPAECARGARCRLHIALHGCRQGQSYVPLHPVGGATYYGTTFVEHAGYNRWADTNRIVMLYPQATSVPFRNPNGCWDWWGYTGSHYADREGVQIATLRAMAERLSAGFKP
- the metE gene encoding 5-methyltetrahydropteroyltriglutamate--homocysteine S-methyltransferase translates to MAITHNLGFPRIGAKRELKFALESYWKGQSSREELKALGAQLRARHWQDQSALDFAPVGDFAFYDQVLDMSFTLGNLPERVRDFHGDALDNYFRVARGRSAQSAEAHAHCCGGVAAGEMTKWFDTNYHYIVPEFTAATEFKLDASRLIEQVAEAKAAGVQAKPVIIGPVTYLAIGKAKDDSNRLALLERLLPVYAELLDTLAAQGVEWVQIDEPILATELATELATELGTDADVDWRHAFTTAYHVLKSAPVKLLLASYFGPLRENLEWAIKLPTAGFHLDAVNARDEVVPALNYLAAHKVLSLGVINGRNIWKTDLAAVLDWLAPVQERLGDRLWIAPSCSLLHVPVDLDSEQKLDGETKSWLAFAKQKLAELSVLATALNQGRETVKAELAANQAAIVARRHSPRVHNPVVKAAIARLDAQLGERKSAYVERAAKQAALLKLPKFPTTTIGSFPQTGEIRHARNQFKAGELDAAGYKAAMQAEIARSVREQEALGLDVLVHGEAERNDMVEYFGEQLDGYAFSQFGWVQSYGSRCVKPPILFGDISRPRAMTVDWIRYAASLTDKPMKGMLTGPVTILNWSFVRDDQPRSVSCYQLALAIREEVLDLERAGIRVIQIDEAALREGLPLRRSQWKEYLGWAVESFRITANGVADETQIHTHMCYSEFNDIIASIADMDADVITIETSRSDMELLDAFDDFRYPNEIGPGVYDIHSPNIPSEQHIVALMKKAAERVPAERLWVNPDCGLKTRQWNEVIPALSNMVAAAKTLRAALG
- a CDS encoding LysR substrate-binding domain-containing protein; this encodes MAILERIHLAIVRAVDQHGSLTAAAEQLYLTQSALSHSMRKLEDQLGVPVWRREGRSLIPTQAGEYLLAVANRLLPQLALAEERIRQFAQGERGTLRIGMECHPCYQWLLKLVSPYLAAWPDVDVDVKQKFQFGGIGALFGHEIDMLVTPDPLYRSGLHFEPVFDYEQVLVVGPSHPLRQVPFVRPEQLAEETLITYPVATDRLDIYTRFLMPAGISPKRHKPIETTDIMLQMVVSGRGVAALPRWLVDEYATKLDVAPVRLGKQGVPKQIFLGIREADAQIDYVRAFVDLARAHRGENA
- a CDS encoding DUF4124 domain-containing protein; translated protein: MFLRAPTVFLIFVFAAAAAQAGVYKWTDAQGKVHYGDVPPPEQRTDRVNVQPAAAPSDDIVEDDVDEPATRPAKKPRDARADAAREAERAEASRRQACDDIRREQRRIDAAPSGKAITGEQRELRGKMVEQNAAAARHYRCE